A segment of the Triticum urartu cultivar G1812 chromosome 1, Tu2.1, whole genome shotgun sequence genome:
ATAGATTTGGCGGTACTTACTATGAGCATGGCCTTGATGTGATCCTTGGTGAGGGCGTATTCGTGCTGACAGGAGAGGAGACTGTCAATGAAGTCAGGTTCCCGTTGCTGCACCGTGTTTTCTTGGTGCTCGTCGACCACCTTGTCCAGCAACTCGTCCCATCTCTTTTTCAGCTTGTCGGCCCTGGCACAGACAGCTCTCTTGATGAAGCCCACCCGCACTAACCCCGGGTAGAAGTCTTCGAGGTTGACACCCCCGATGAGCGCCCCCGACGCGTCGATGAGCTCACGGAGGAGTCTGTTGCGGCCGTCGACCTTGAAGAGGTTGCTGGACACGGCACGACACACGACGTCGGTGGTGAAAGAGTAGATCAGGTCTCTCATGTCCATGGCCTCGCACGACACGGTCGCCTTAGCGATCTTAGCCACGACGAGGCGTGCTTCCTCCTCGCGGCCCGGGCGGTAGGAGCTCACCTTCTTGACGGTGAGTAAATGTGTGGAGAGCAGCCTCTTGGCCTGGCGCCAGTGATCGCCGTAGACGGCGAATGCGACGTCGAGGGAGGCGGTCATTAGGGTGTTGGCGAGCGTGGATGTGGGCCGTGACGCGAACACGTGGTCGTGTGTGCGCATGACGGCCTGGGCAGCACGTGGCGACGAGACGACGAGGGTCGGCACGGAGCCAAGGTGGATGAGCATGTAGTCCGGACCGTACCTCATGGCGAGCCTGCGTAGGTTCACGTGTGGGAGGAAGCCGACGAGGTGAAGATGCCCGATGACTGGCAACCTTGGTGGCGAAGGTGGGAGACGGCAGCCATGGCTGCTTCGTCCTGATCTGCCAGTGATTACCAAGTAGTGTAGCAGTACGAGGGCTAGAGGGAAGAACAAGAGAAGCAGCGCTTGTGGAAGCGTCGCCTGCATGAGTTGTTGTAGGAGTGCCGCCATGGTagcttgcatgggccaagtgcTCTTCTTATCGCATGCTACTCCTTTTATAGCCATGgatgccatgccatgccatgagAGGGTTCAAAGAGATGACAAGTCAAAGAATGGGCAGCTTTTTTCAAATGATGGAAAATTCACGAGCGTGCAATGACCGTGTGCTCCACCAGGAAATGGACTTTTCGTTACGGCCTCCAGCCCTATCTCGTGTATATGGTTTTTGCTTATCTGAGCTCCTGTAGTATATGTTTGGTCACTACTCAAGCAAAGTTGCATATATTCCAATTTCGCTCCGGCCCCCCCAAAAAACAGCCTGATACGAACTTTTGTTTTTGGAACACAGTATCGCAGCCTGAGACGAGCTTTTCAAGTCAAAATGTGTACCACGTATGTCTGAAGAAAAAAACTATGTAGCACGTCCAATAGAAAGAAAGTCAGACTATATGCCACGTCAAACTATATACTCCTACTATATCTGGAGAGACTTAAAAATAAAGCCGCCGAAGAGAATTAAGAATAAAGCCGCCGAAGAGAATTATAAAAAGAAAAAAGCCGCCGGGTATAAAGTCATCTCGTACGTAGATTCACGTACTACCATGGATGCCCAACCGTCGCGTATACGCCAATGCCGCTGCTGGCCTTCTCTTCACTAGAGCTCCCTgatctttttttttttgcgggtgagaGCTCCCTGATCAACCGTACACGCCTAGGGCTGCAAGAAAAGCTCGAGGCACGTGAGCCGCTCGAGATTGACTCGTTTTTTGACTCGACTCGAGATCGACTCGAAAAGAAACAAGCTGAGTTTGAACACTTTATATAGCTCGACCGAGAAACGAGCAGATCTTGAGCCAATGTTGGCTCGCTCGATTTTAACTCGATGGCTCAACAGAATATCATTATGTTAAATGACCATGCCATATATTAAATGGAAATAAGATGATTTATTACCATATATGTTGTCCATAATTTTTGTCCATTTTATTTACCAACGAACATGGAAACTTAAGTAAGTGCAGAGAAGATTTAGGCCTAATTATGGCAGGTTGTCGACTATGTGTTAAATATCCTATATTTTTGGCGAAGGTTCCCAATATATTCACCTTAAATTTTTTTTTTCATACATAGATTTATAATTTTTACCATCTCATATAGCTCGAAACTAGCTCGAGATCGACTCGAGATAGTTACAAGCTGAGTACGAGTCATGTTCTACAGCTCGATCATGAGCTTCACTTAGTTTGAGCTCGCTCGAATTTTCATATGAGTTGAGCTGAGCCAACTTCAACTCGCTCGAGCTCGACTCATTTGCAGCCCTATACACGCCGATTCTTGCTAGGTTGTCGGCCCCTGATGAAGCTACCCATGCCGGCATTGGAGCGCGTGAGCAAAAGAGCAAAACCCATGCCTAAGAAAGATTACATCCATGTAAGTAGACTACCTAGCGAGGACGACAAGCACTCGAGTGAGCCGAAGACGCGTCACCGTCATCGCCCTACCCTCGCCGGAGCTGGGCAAATCTTGTTGTAGAAGACAGTCggaaagtcgtcgtgctaagaccCCGAAGAACCAACACACACTAGAACAACAACTATGTCAATGAAGAGAAGACTAAATCAAAAGGATGCAACATCCACATTGTTAGAAGGAAGAGAGGGGTTTGGTAGAATCGAtcgttgtattgcttgagcctcgtgggcatatatatataggagtaccgtcatctacttggagtacacgacaagccagaacaaatcctagtctatctcatctttcctaataaacattatactcaacatccccctgcagtcacaacggtagcgacgcagacggtgcgactggagaagaatccgaaggTAAGCCGACGGACCCCCCCCCCCAGTCGTAACGGTTGACGCATCGCGGAGTCGTGGCTGGAGTGGAAACCAACGAGGTTGCTCAAGcaggcggtagccctttgtgtCATTTGTCAATGTAGCCGAGAGCGTGGGTGGTGGagccgtggtcgaggtagccgtgcgaagaatgccgtggtcgatgtcgagtcgggATGGCCAGTGTCGAGGAAGTCGCTGTGGAGCCGCGGGTGCAAGGAGGCGCCGAGTTAGCATGGGCGCATTGGTGTCGAAGTAGTGGTGCGCCGGGAAGAAGATGTTGTTGACGACTCGTCGCGGCGGGTTTGCCAAGCCCGGGGACACATCGTAGACGAAGGCACGCACCGGTattgccagcaccgggcatgcgtagacggACGAAGACGAAGTTGACGAAGCGCTGATCGGGCTTGCCAGGCCCGGGGACACGTCGTGGATGAAGGCACACATCGATGTTGCCAGCACCAGGCGTGCGTAGACGAGGGACCTGCACGAGATGTATGCCATGTCGGAGAAGTCGGAGGGGCCATCAGAGAAGAACTCGACGATGATTGCGGCGTCCATCGTCGTGGGGCCGATGTCACCAATGGTGGTCGGAGTAGACGAAGTGGTCGGGGTAGATGATGGCGACGCTGGCGACGGGCTGGTGCTTGGACGAAGACGAAGGAGGTggacgggaggcggcggcggctacgtgggtagcggcggcggccaaagaagagtggcggcggctaggttaggagtgcggcggcggtgctcgaagtaggcgaAGAACCCGACAACATAACGAAGACCTGCGCGGACGGTGGCGTTCCTGCGCCAAGGGAGGTGGCGCGACACATACCACGGGAAGTCAACGCGCGTGGACGATGAAGTGGACCGTGGGCCGCCGCACTACGGCCGAAGGGGCGACGTAGCAGCGGCAGGCGGGTCGGGGCGACGGCGGGAAGACCtctgggcggcggcggggaccgCGGGCCGTGACGCTGCGGCCCGACGGGGCGACACAACGGCGGTTCGCGAGTCGGTGCAACCGCGGGGACGACCTCGGGGCGGCCGCGGGGACCGCGTATCGCGAcactacggcccgaaggggcgacacAGTGGCGACGCACAAGTCAATGCAGCCGCGAGGAGAAccacggggcggcggcgctgcggccCGACGAGGCGACGCAGCGGCAGTCCGATGCTCGATCGGTGGAGAGGCGCGCTGAACTCGAGGACGATCTTCAGAGACCTGCGGAGGCGCGCGTAACCGACGGGCCAGGTCGGTCGCACGGCGGAGATGAGGCGGATCGCGGCGGCGAGCGGGTGATCAAGCCGATCGTGCGCGAGGTCGGGAACGCCGCTCGGTGGAGGCGCGGTGGCGGCAGAGTCCGAGGTGAAGCCGGCGGCGCGGGCGGCAGGGCGGCTATGAATGGCCGCCGCATGGCGCGAGGCCGCCGGGTTGGGGTGATGCAGGAGTCCCGGTCGGAGCAGGACGGTGACGGCCGGCGTAAATCGACGGGCGGGCCGTCGAGCGAACGGCGGCGGTGAAGGGCCGCCGCATAACTCTAGGCCACCGGGTGGGGGCAAACCGGCGGGCCGACGCGCGGACGCCTCGCGAGGCCGCCGGGTCGGGGCGACCGACGGGCAGATGCGCGGATGACGCGCGAGGCCGCCAGGTCGGTGAAGAAGCCGGCCGATCGCGCCGATGTTGGAGTAGAGGCGCACGGGGTCGACGGTGGCAATGGGCCACGCAAACCGGATCAGACAGACCGGAAAACCAAAAAGGAGACGCCGATCAAAGCGACCGACGAGAGAGAAAACCCGAATCAAATGATCGGGAAAAAAGACTCTCTAGGGCAGCCGGCCAACACGGCCGGCGCACGAACCCTAGGTACAGGCGGCGCGGCCCCGACGACAATCATGGAGGCCGACCGCCCCGGGGGCGGCCCGCGGGTGCGGAAGCGACGACGGCTAGAGTTTAAAATCGACTTGCGATAGATACCATattagaagggagagagaggatTGGTGGGATAGTCTATTGTATTACTTGAgtctcgtgggcatatatataggagtataGTCATCTACGTGGAGTAGAAGACAAGCCAAAATAAATCCTAATCTATCTCTGTCTTTCCTAATAAACATTATACTCAACACACATGCCCTCCGACTATGCATTCTAACCCTAACAACAAAAACATGTTGGCGAGCTTCGAGCTGCGATCGGCTCATTCTGGGATACAtatatactagtacttcctccgtccgaaaatatttgttatcaaaataaataaagaatgatgtatctaaaactaaaatacatttagatacattcccttttattcattttgataacAAATATTTTCGGACGGAGAGAGTAGTAGGTAACACACGTACTACGTAGTGGAAAAGATCACAAGTTCCATCCAGGGCATGTCCTTA
Coding sequences within it:
- the LOC125540382 gene encoding indole-2-monooxygenase-like: MAALLQQLMQATLPQALLLLFFPLALVLLHYLVITGRSGRSSHGCRLPPSPPRLPVIGHLHLVGFLPHVNLRRLAMRYGPDYMLIHLGSVPTLVVSSPRAAQAVMRTHDHVFASRPTSTLANTLMTASLDVAFAVYGDHWRQAKRLLSTHLLTVKKVSSYRPGREEEARLVVAKIAKATVSCEAMDMRDLIYSFTTDVVCRAVSSNLFKVDGRNRLLRELIDASGALIGGVNLEDFYPGLVRVGFIKRAVCARADKLKKRWDELLDKVVDEHQENTVQQREPDFIDSLLSCQHEYALTKDHIKAMLIDIFFGATDSTSMLIESVMAELISNPQVMSKLQAELRSKIPKGKEIVTEDDLATMTYLKAVIKETFRLHPPAPLLGPHLSMDNVHIDGYVVPAHIPVLVNAWAIGRDPSTWEDPEKFMPERFLKVDIDYKGNNFELLPFGTGRRMCPGINFSMSTYELMLGNLLYHFDWELPAPRVAGGMGVDMTEVFRLTVHRKEKLLLIPRTRT